One Phaseolus vulgaris cultivar G19833 chromosome 11, P. vulgaris v2.0, whole genome shotgun sequence genomic window carries:
- the LOC137821761 gene encoding uncharacterized protein produces the protein MSQEGEQSGDREDNANIPMTMLVQLQKEFEALKKSNEEELSILRAENARMRRKIHEDTVLHTSSGTVQLGTPVNERLYRNESSQTKKKWLENSGVSAGTSSRKHLFYDVIVDTPLPDNWKNLTIDKYDGSADPDEHIAIYTTQISLYTWNDAIMCRVFPTTLKGAALSWFTRLPPLSIDCFDTLIEKFGAQFATSRPHHLTSIALVNIRQENGESLRMFMERFGRVALGIRNLSPEVTMHHMITALKPGPFADSLCKKPATSLDELRQRASKFMQMEELREFRNRVRIDGSERKQTEKDSRPMVRRAREEFRSRRFQQYTPLNTNRARVLQEAMSTELIPPPRKARTPENADRAKHCEYHKNHGHHTEECIGLKDRIEELVQAGQLKRFVQGGNVRLRMSPGRRVQGIEAGERRVERVEREKRIDKKDGRRSGRSEERNNRVYQNTQPMRRSRERSLGRPVRGFINTISGGFSGKESSSARKQHWRSIRTINHIFKKRTLPPMLFTDEDFQDIDPDHDDPMVITVEIAEYAIMKTLVDQGSSVDILFWDTFKRIHLKEEDIVPFREQIIGFSGERVSTKGYIDLMTTFGRGTKTKTIKIRYLVVDASTSYNVLLGRSSLNELGAIVSTPHLAMKFPTDKGEIATVYVNQRDARECYAIGLKMNLKEHTDT, from the coding sequence ATGAGCCAAGAGGGAGAACAGAGTGGAGATCGTGAAGATAATGCTAACATACCAATGACAATGTTGGTTCAACTACAAAAAGAATTCGAGGCCCTAAAGAAAAGTAACGAAGAAGAGTTAAGTATCTTGAGAGCCGAAAATGCACGCATGAGAAGAAAGATACATGAAGACACGGTTTTGCATACATCCTCCGGAACCGTTCAACTAGGAACACCAGTGAACGAAAGGCTTTACCGCAACGAAAGTTCCCAAACCAAAAAAAAGTGGCTTGAGAACTCTGGGGTCTCGGCAGGAACATCTTCCAGAAAACATCTGTTTTATGATGTTATAGTTGATACTCCGTTGCCCGacaattggaagaatttgaccATTGACAAATATGATGGGAGCGCCGATCCCGACGAACACATCGCAATATATACCACTCAAATTAGCTTGTACACATGGAATGATGCTATCATGTGCAGAGTTTTTCCTACGACTCTGAAGGGGGCAGCGCTGAGCTGGTTCACACGCCTCCCACCTTTGAGTATAGATTGTTTTGATACGCTGATAGAGAAGTTTGGCGCTCAGTTTGCAACTAGTCGCCCTCACCATTTAACATCAATTGCTTTGGTAAACATAAGGCAGGAGAATGGAGAGTCCTTAAGGATGTTCATGGAACGTTTCGGGAGAGTTGCCCTAGGAATCCGAAATCTCAGCCCCGAAGTCACCATGCACCATATGATAACAGCATTAAAACCGGGGCCGTTTGCTGACAGCTTGTGCAAGAAACCTGCAACTAGCTTAGACGAATTGAGACAACGAGCGTCAAAGTTCATGCAAATGGAAGAATTGAGAGAGTTTCGGAATCGCGTGAGGATCGATGGGAGTGAAAGAAAACAAACAGAGAAAGATAGTAGACCCATGGTTAGAAGAGCCAGGGAAGAATTCAGAAGCCGGAGATTCCAGCAATACACACCCTTGAATACGAACAGAGCAAGGGTCTTACAAGAAGCCATGTCCACAGAACTTATACCACCACCTAGGAAAGCACGAACACCGGAAAATGCCGACCGTGCCAAACATTGTGAGtatcataaaaatcatggcCATCATACAGAGGAATGTATCGGATTAAAGGACAGAATAGAGGAGTTGGTTCAAGCAGGGCAATTAAAGCGCTTTGTTCAAGGCGGAAATGTAAGACTGAGGATGAGCCCGGGGAGAAGGGTGCAAGGGATAGAAGCAGGAGAAAGAAGGGTAGAGAGGGtcgaaagagaaaaaagaatagATAAGAAAGATGGCAGAAGAAGTGGGAGATCAGAAGAACGAAACAACAGAGTTTACCAAAACACACAACCAATGAGAAGAAGCAGGGAACGAAGTTTGGGAAGACCCGTCAGGGGGTTTATAAATACTATTTCTGGTGGTTTCTCTGGAAAGGAGTCATCATCAGCAAGAAAACAACATTGGAGAAGCATCAGGACCATCAATCACATTTTCAAAAAAAGAACtttgccaccaatgctttttACAGACGAGGATTTTCAAGACATTGATCCTGACCATGACGATCCCATGGTGATAACAGTCGAAATAGCCGAATACGCCATCATGAAAACCTTGGTCGATCAAGGGAGCTCAGTGGATATTCTGTTTTGGGATACTTTCAAAAGAATACATTTAAAAGAAGAAGACATTGTACCTTTTCGAGAACAAATTATCGGGTTTTCAGGCGAAAGAGTTAGTACGAAAGGGTATATTGACCTGATGACTACCTTTGGAAGAGGAACTAAAACCAAAACGATCAAGATCAGATATTTGGTGGTAGATGCTTCCACGTCCTATAATGTGTTGTTAGGACGATCTTCTTTGAATGAGTTGGGAGCAATAGTCTCAACCCCGCATTTAGCAATGAAATTCCCAACCGACAAGGGGGAGATTGCGACTGTTTATGTTAACCAAAGGGATGCCCGAGAATGCTATGCAATAGGTTTGAAGATGAACCTGAAAGAACACACAGATACCTAA
- the LOC137821803 gene encoding small ribosomal subunit protein uS9m-like codes for MGPDIQVTDVIAGPKRAFGDLIAASGITDEMLDSLIALKDFEGVDGLPPLSVIEDMRYERNTRKSSRGEMERLKQEEAAKARVKQVDDKGRAYGTGRRKCSVARVWVQPGNGKFIVNDKEFDVYFPMLDHRATLLRPFSETKTLGLWDVYCTVKGGGVSGQVGAIRLGISKALQNWEPELRPSLRNAGFLTRDSRVVERKKPGKAKARKSFQWVKR; via the exons ATGGGCCCAGATATACAG GTAACTGATGTTATTGCAGGCCCAAAACGTGCATTTGGTGATTTGATTGCTGCTTCTGGAATCACGGATGAAATGCTTGACAGTTTGATTGCGTTGAAAGACTTCGAGGGAGTTGATGGGTTGCCCCCTCTTAGTGTAATTGAAGACATGAGGTATGAGAGGAATACTAGAAAATCCAGTAGAGGTGAAATGGAGAGGCTGAAGCAGGAGGAAGCTGCAAAGGCTAGAGTGAAACAAGTTGATGACAAAGGTCGTGCTTATGGAACAGGAAGAAGAAAATGCAGTGTTGCCCGTGTCTGGGTTCAGCCTGGTAATGGTAAATTTATAGTCAATGATAAAGAGTTTGATGTCTATTTTCCTATGCTTGATCATCGCGCTACTCTCCTTCGACCTTTCTCTGAGACAAAGACATTGGGGCTCTGGGATGTGTATTGTACCGTGAAAGGAGGTGGTGTTTCAG GGCAAGTCGGAGCTATACGATTGGGGATCAGCAAGGCTCTGCAGAACTGGGAACCAGAATTGCGGCCTTCACTGAGAAATG CTGGTTTCCTGACAAGGGACTCACGAGTGGTAGAAAGGAAAAAACCAGGAAAGGCAAAAGCAAGAAAAAGTTTCCAATGGGTCAAGCGTTGA